The Poecilia reticulata strain Guanapo linkage group LG10, Guppy_female_1.0+MT, whole genome shotgun sequence sequence GTGWGAGAGAGAGAGGACGGAGCTGGGTTTCACTCTTCTCCCCAGCCAAAGacgaaacaaaaataaatgactagAGCTTTGACAGATGATTGCACGACTGTGTGTCCTGGACCACTCCCTGAAATGAGGTCATAGCGTCTGAGTGGGCCACAACATTATCAAACCATTGAGAGAAAGGAAATAAACTGAGCCGCCAAACCTCACTGGGATTACCTGAACCCAAACCACCGGAAAAACGCAGAATTATACATTCTATGGTGATGCatgtaaaaaattaatacaCGATCAGCTTCGGGACTAAAGCCCACTTGACTTGACACGGAACTGGGTTTTGTAAACACATTAAAGGATagtaatgaaaatatattaaatcagGTTTACAGCGCTCCACAGCTGAGAGCATGCATGTCTGAAGAAATGGAGTTAATTTCCTGTTAGCTCCTTCAGCTGCTCCCCTTCACCAGGAGGGAGTGCGCAAgtggggggaggtgggggaTGGGAGGAATTCATCAGCATGGAGGAGACGCAAGAGAAAAGAGATGCCTGAGSAATGGATGTCATGATTCAGCCTTTCCTTGGAATGRAGGTTATAAGGTTTTCTGATAAAGTATGCtaaagtactgtaaataaaaacaacacactaCAATCGGAGGGTAAGGGGATTAAACAGGCTAACTACgcagaaaacctgcaaaactTTGCAGCCTCTGAGGATGCACAAATATGTGTATCATGACTAAAAATGTATGACCATTTCCCTTAATAGACTAGAATTTATTTTGATGTGGTCTAGCATCCAGAGAGTAGAGAACATTATAGGTCAGGCTATGATCRATACAGGTTTAAGATTCAAGCTGAACTAAACAAAAATTACTACAGCAAAAGGAAGGATGTMCAaatctacaacaaaaaaatgaacaatgaGAGCAAATGTTAGCATATTGTGAAACGAGAGAACCATAACATTCGCAACACATTTACTATTCTCTTTATGTGGAAAGCGTTTGTATCTAAAAGTGTTATGAATTGGCTTATATCTCACACAGAAATTATATGTAACAAATAAACCTTGATTTCGTKTACTTGAAAAGTGcaagtgtaaaataaattattcttgaAATGTTACGTATGCCAGCTTTCATGAGAGGGTGTCTGTTTTTTCATAGTAGATATCATAGCTTGTctaagcagaaaaataaaacacacacgtCAGGCTAAAAGTGTTGTCAGTTACATTATGTGTCCCTGCACTGCAGTGAGGTCTGCACAAATCCTGCTGAGAACTgagatttcatttttagaagATCTGACCTGTCCcttttaaacatatatatttttcaagcAAGAATGTCTTTTGCAATACTTAGTTGAACTTAATGTCCTTGGTTCACAGgaccttaaaataaaatgaatcattttattGGAAGATATTCAAATAAATGCTTTTWTTCGGCAGAGAGTCCAAGTTATCCACATTAGGAAAAtactaagaaaacatttttatctgattacttttaatgtttcatACATGTCTGAGACCTTCTCAGAACCAAGCAACAGCTTATATATACAGATTTATCTTTAAGGCTTTTACAGCCACATATACCAGGCCAATCAAGATCTCTAAATCAAAAACTTTTAGGATTTCCCAGGACATCGCTTGAgaccagaagaaaaaactttctCCGTTGATGGTCTGAGGGtctggaaaagttttttttttttttttttctgtgaggtCTGCTGGATTGCTCTCTCTTAAAAACTCGtctttaaaaacaggtttttaattgCAGACAGCAAGCCTTTGTTTTCTAACTTCATTGCCAATTMTGTTAACCTTGAATTTTGCTTATTGTTTTGTGTCATTATAATTACTGTATTACTAGTAGTGGTATTAGTATTGGgtacttcaaaaataaatgatgattaTGATTATGATGAGGAAGAATCTGAAActcaaaataaatccaacacATCAAGAGGGCCTGGGTAAGTGTTGAGAGTTGTAAAGATTTGAACATCTTGCTGAGTACTGTTGAATTCATCATTCATAAATGGAAAGAATAAGAAGGGCACAACTGCGAACTGACAAAGACATGCCTTTCCACCTAAATTGATCAGCCAAGAAAGTGGAGTATTATTACACATCACTGCACACTAAGCATGTCTGGTCTTTATGGAAGAGTGACAAGAARAAAGCCATTGTTGGAAGAAACTAYTAGAAGGCTCTAAGTCACGTTGAAGACACAGCAACAGCATGGAAGATGGTGATYAGGCCAGCTAGCACCGGTGATGATAAATTGAGCTAAAGAAAATGGGAAGTTTTCAGACTATGACAGAGGTTCAYCTTTGTGCAGGGCAACTccaaagatataaagaaagccACAATCCCACAGTTGAGGACCAGATCTAAGTCAGATAAAATTTGATGGCAAAACTTCCCAACTACTTTTCACAGATGCTCTGCATTCAGTGTGACAAAGCTTGAGCCATTCTTGAGCAAGAAAGATTTGGAAATAGTTCAGTCTATAGAAACATAGATTGACATCTCAAAAGCTGTCAGATATAATTCGACAAGTAATGATTCAATATAAATATGTAACACTTTGTACATTTMAAACAATGAAGCCATGTATagtcttacttttattttacagttatgCTTAAACTTGTATTGGTCTgtcataaaatacacaaaagctTGTTTCCCTATGTGAAAAAATTGCAAATGTGAAAGAGGCATGAATACTCTTGTGAGGCATTGCAAATACAGATGTATCTGAACTCAGTACTGCAGATCcaaatttaacagctttttgtGATGCAATAGGCGAAGAAAGCTTAGCAAGAAATACAGAGTGCCTATAAGAAACAATGATTAAAGAAGGCAACCCTATGCATGAAAATGSTGGCTTTGCAGGACAAAAAAACTATTCTGAATCACTAAATAATGATATAAAGTTTTGCTAATCCTCTTGCAYGTTTAATTTCTGCTTGGaggttgttattttaaaatacttttaatctgacataYGAGACTCATCAGGATGTATATTCTAATTCAATGAATATGACTGCATACAAGTGAttttcagatatattttttctagCTTATTTTGTTTGGGTTGTTAAGTTATAYACAACAATGTGATCAGGAGCATACATTTAAGTTTTGAGCTTTAATTTGTTGAAGAAATCACTTATTTCAAAACTGAGAAATGTGGAGCAGAATGGTTTCAGCACCAAGGACAGTGCTCAGACCTAACGCTGTCCTTGGTAAACTGGCTGGYCATAGTAGATGGAATTATAAGGCAAACAGGAGAGGACGATTTTAACCCGGGTCAAATCTTACCTTGTCTGTGTTTGGTAAAGTTTGAGTTCTGGTAAAAGTGTCTGTTCCGTTAATACTGATCAGTTCAGCATCTACAGGAGGAAACGATGCGGGGAAAACCACTACGTCACTCTTCAGTGTGTCTGAGCTGAAACACACGTCATACTGCTGAGTAGCTTTAGAGTAAGACCAGCTCCCGTCAGGGTGGGTGGTGATCATGGGGGCGCTGTACCTGCTGAAATCACTGTCTGTCCTGTGGCATCTGACAGCTATTAAACTGATGAGACTCAGCAGAAAGATCACAGACACTGACACGATGGCGATCAGCAGATACAAGTTCAATCAGAGAAGTTGTCCTCCTTTATAGGCACATGTCTGAACTGAGTCTGGACATCAGCTGTGGTTTCAACCACCATCACATCAATAGAAACAGTGGCTGACAGAGAAGGTTCTCCATTATCAGAAACCAGCACCAACAAGTGGTGAGTTTTCAGGTCATTGTCGCTCATTCTCCTCTTAGTTCTGATTTCTCCGGTGCTGGTTCCGATCTTGAACAGGTTGTTTCCTTTGGGCTCCGACAGGTGATAAGAAAGCAGCGCATTGTATCCAGAATCTGCGTCCACAGCCCTGATCTTTGCTACAAAGTATCCCGGTTCAGCAGAATAAGGGATGGTCTCACTGTTAACAGAGCCGTGCTCAGAATAAGGAGCTAAAATGGTTGGATTATTATCATTTTCATCcagaattaaaatgttaacagtGACGTTGCTGCTGAGTGGAGGAACACCAGAGTCTGTGGCCTGAACCATAAACTGAAACGTCTTTAACTCTTCATAGTTAAAAGACTGCAGACTGATTATTTCTCCAGTGTCTGCTTTCACGTTAACCACTGATCCTATACCATTATGTcgttgattattattattactaactACCGAAAACGTCACCTTTCCATTTTCGTTTACGTCAGGATCATCCGCAGTTAAGGTATAAACCACATCACCAACTGGTCCGTTCtctttcacaaaaatatttataactcGTTCCATAAAACGTGGCGCGTTGTCATTGACATCTGACACATGAACCGTAATTACGCTGGTGCTGGAGAGAGGCGGCAGTCCTTCGTCTATCGCGGTTATTGTCACATTGTACTCAGAAACCTTTTCTCTGTCAAGAGCTCCAACCACCAGTAAAGAGTAATGATTTTTATACGTGTTCTTAATTTTAAAGGGAACAGCATTAACTATTTTCACCTGAACGACACCGTTTTTATCTGCATCCGGATCTTTCACTGTTAAAAGTCCAACCATTGTGTCGAGAAGCGCATCCTCCCTCAGAACGTTGACTAACGATGTTACAGATATTTCTGGGGAATTGTCGTTTATATCTGTTATTTCAACGAGTACTTTACAATGTGAGGCTCTTGGGATTGGACCTTTGTCTTTTGCTTGGACTCGGAGTTCAACCGCGTTGTTCTTTTCGTGGTCCAGTTCACCTTTTACACTGATTTCTCCCGTTAAGTGATTGATAGCAAATGTATCAACATTGTTATCATTATCCTGGTTGATAAAAGAATACTGTATTTCTCCATTGAAACCTTCATCTAAATCTTGAGCATGCACAGAAATTACAGCTCCGCCTGACGGTGTATTTTCTGGCACTTTGACTTTGTACAGAGGTTTGTCAAATACCGGAATGTTATCATTAACGTCTTGCACATTAACATTGACGAGTAATGTCCCTGATTTAGCAGGTTTACCTCCATCTGTAGCTGTCAGAGTTAATTTTATAAGTGACTGTTTTTCTCGATCTAAAGGTTTCTGCAGAATCATTTCAACAGACACAGTTGGATCGCCTCCGTTTTGTGCATCCAGCGCAAAATGTTCATTATGGCTTAGTTTATAAGCCTTTACAGAATAAACACCGACGTCTGCGTCAAATGCCTTCGGAAGAGCAAATTTTTCTCCAGTAAAAGCCGATTCAGACACGTTCAGATCAATATCTGGTATCCTGAACGAGGGCGTGTTGTCATTTATATCCACAATTTTGACCTCAAACCGATAAAGATTTAGCGGAGAATTCACAATGGCTTCCACTTCCATGGAGCATTTGGCTTTACGAGCACAGAGCTCCTCCCGGTCTATCCTGTCTTTCACCAGAAGTGATCCAGTCTTGATGTTCACATCAAAATACTTCTTATTAGGTCCCGAAATCTGAAAGTGTCTTTTTTCCAGTTCTAGTATGTCTAGCTGTAAATCCCTCGCCAGATTTCCAACAACCGTACCCGGACTCGACTCCTCCATAATCGAATATACAGTCTGTGCCTCTGCGACCATCAGGATGCgcaacacaaaaagcaaattatAAATCCACGTCGGGGCCGTCTTTCCTCGTCCCATTATGTTCCGATCTGACCAAACACACgaaataaattgtaataaatCATTCCATGGTTAACATATTTCCATGACTGTAGAGTCAAATCACAACCCCTCAGAGCGGTGAGGACGTTACTCACGGCTTCCCAAACAAAGAGCTGAAGCCCTCTCTTAAGGGAGGAGCATTGCACATggataaaatgtgttaaaacgCCAACAGTTCGCAGTGACATCTTGTGGCGATTTgaagtgaaacaaaatgtaattaaaagtttattcaaCTATTATTGTGACTTTAAATCATCCCAGACGAAATTGATATAATTTTTCACGAATTTACTTTAAGAAAAGGCAGTAAACAACAAGTGCTGAAGTCTTGTAGTGTCAAAGTTAAGAATTCAAAAGTTGTCACCTACCTAATATAGTGgccaataattttttttatcaaaagtgatttttttttttttgccgaaatcacattttagcaaaaaagaGGTGGTCatattctttcctttttttttttttttttgccaaaatatgATTGGCAAAAATTGCTTTGGCTATTATCTAAGGCAGGTGATGGAGAGTCAGATCATAATGAATAAATTACTCATTCATTGTGGATCGAAAACACTTTCAagaattaaacattaaacaaaaactacatttgactgactaaaataaacaattaaaaaaattggaaatgtaATGAAACGTTTGATTGCATAATTGCTATGTGGGGCACAGGTAATTGAAATAGTGTTTCTGAATTTCTTACCTTTTCTGTGTTTGGTAAAGTCTGAGTTCTAGTAAAAGTATCACTCCCGTTTATACTGATCAGTTCCGCATCTACAGGTGGAAACGGGGCGGGGAAAACCACTACGTCACTCTTCAGTGTGTCTGAGCTGAAACACACGTCATACTGCTGAGTAGCTTTAGAGTAAGACCAGCTCCCNNNNNNNNNNNNNNNNNNNNNNNNNNNNNNNNNNNNNNNNNNNNNNNNNNNNNNNNNNNNNNNNNNNNNNNNNNNNNNNNNNNNNNNNNNNNNNNNNNNNNNNNNNNNNNNNNNNNNNNNNNNNNNNNNNNNNNNNNNNNNNNNNNNNNNNNNNNNNNNNNNNNNNNNNNNNNNNNNNNNNNNNNNNNNNNNNNNNNNNNNNNNNNNNNNNNNNNNNNNNNNNNNNNNNNNNNNNNNNNNNNNNNNNNNNNNNNNNNNNNNNNNNNNNNNNNNNNNNNNNNNNNNNNNNNNNNNNNNNNNNNNNNNNNNNNNNNNNNNNNNNNNNNNNNNNNNNNNNNNNNNNNNNNNNNNNNNNNNNNNNNNNNNNNNNNNNNNNNNNNNNNNNNNNNNNNNNNNNNNNNNNNNNNNNNNNNNNNNNNNNNNNNNNNNNNNNNNNNNNNNNNNNNNNNNNNNNNNNNNNNNNNNNNNNNCCCGGTTCAGCAGAATAAGGGATGGTCTCACTGTTAACAGAGCCGTGCTCAGAATAAGGAGCTAAAATCGTTGGATTATTATCATTTTCATCCAGGATTAAAACATTAACAGTCACATTACTACTTTGCTGAGGAACACCAGAATCATTTGCTTGaactttaaactgaaatgtttttaactccTCATAGTTAAACGACTCCAGACAGATAATCTCTCCAGTTTGAGAGTTTAtgtttaaaactgaagttattggaatattttttgaaaagttaccTAATAACGAATacattattttagcattttctgcCTCATCTGGGTCCTGTGCCATTATATTTCCAATATGGGTTCCGACTGCACTATTCTCTttgacataaacatttattagaaaATTTGAGAAATTAGGGGCATTATCGTTAACATCTGAAATGTGAACAGGGATAACCCTAGTACTAGAAAGGGGTGGATTGCCCTCATCTATAGCATAAATTGTGACATTAWAGTGAGAAACAYTCTCTCTATCAAGAGGTCCATCAACTgttaatgaataataatttttataattaagCTTGAGCTTAAAAGGAACYGACCCAATGACCTGAGCACTGGTAATACCATTTTTACCCCCATCTTTGTCAGTCACAGTCACCAGAGCAACGACAGTTCCTGCCTCAGCATYTTCTTTAACTGGACTCATCAAGGACGTGACCACAACCTCGGGTATGTTGTCATTAACGTCAATCACTTCCACTAACATTTTACCATGAACACTCCTTGAAGGCGTGCCTTTATCTCTGGCTTGCAAGCGGATATCATATGCTGCTGTTTCCTCATAGTCGATTTGTCCTATAACAGTTATTTCCCCTGTGTCTGGGTTTATTGAGAATAAAGYATCAGGATTKATATTTCCTCTTCtaataaatgaatataataTTTCACTGTTTATTCCCTCATCTGAATCTTCAGCACTAACAGTGAGAATGGAGGTTTGCAAAGGGGTGTTTTCAAGAACCTTGACTTTATACAACGACTGACTAAACACGGGAGCATTGTCRTTRRTATCCATTATATGTACAGTGATCTTTAAAGTCCCCGTTTTGGCAGGTTTACCTCCGTCGAGAGCAACTAATGTTAGGTGACTCgcagcttttttctctctgtctaaCGACTTTTGCAGCACTAATTCGGCAGACTCACTGTGCTGTCCTCCGCTTTGTATGTCAAGCAAGAAATATTCATTGGAACTCAGCTTGTAGCTTTTCACCCCGTTATTCCCCGAATCCGCGTCGTTTGCCATCGGCARCAAATACCTCTCTCCGGGAGAAGACGATTCTGAAATATTCAAGTTCATTTCCTTTTCAAGAAAATATGGTGCATTATCATTGATGTCCGTTATCTGAACCTCTATGCGATGCAGATGCAACGGGTTGCTCAACATGGCTTCTATATTTAGGAAACATTTCTCAGAGTTTGGACAAAGCTCTTCGCGATCAATCCGGTCGCACACATACAGTGTACCAGCTTTCAAATCCAAGTCGAAATACTTCTTAAAGCTCCCAGAGACAATTCGTAAATCCCGTCTTTCCAACTCACTGACGGCGACTTGCAAATGCTTAGCAAGATTTCCCACCACTGTTCCTTTGTCAACCTCCTCGGGAAYGGAGAACGAGAKCAGCGCTGTGCACACGCYACAGAAATAAAGCAGAGCCCCGATGTTTATCCAGATCGCRCCTGTATTYGTCCTACGTCCCATTGCTGCCAAACCACGAAAAAAAAWMMYAATMATTTTAGAACACGTccattttgttgaaaatatcaCACGGGATCCACTTTGCAGCGTGACCGAATGCGTTTTCTCACAAAGCAGCGGTTCGCTATGTCTACATATGGAAAGGAGGAgtctgaagacaaaaaaagaaaaagaaaaatactggaGTCACTCKYAACATTTGTGGTCTCCAGCGACACCAAGTGCTGGTactaatacataaataaatcattgcAGTTTAGCTAAAATGATGACAGGATTTTTAGCTGAACATTagatatgaacaaaaaaaaaatacgNNNNNNNNNNNNNNNNNNNNNNNNNNNNNNNNNNNNNNNNNNNNNNNNNNNNNNNNNNNNNNNNNNNNNNNNNNNNNNNNNNNNNNNNNNNNNNNNNNNNNNNNNNNNNNNNNNNNNNNNNNNNNNNNNNNNNNNNNNNNNNNNNNNNNNNNNNNNNNNNNNNNNNNNNNNNNNNNNNNNNNNNNNNNNNNNNNNNNNNNNNNNNNNNNNNNNNNNNNNNNNNNNNNNNNNNNNNNNNNNNNNNNNNNNNNNNNNNNNNNNNNNNNNNNNNNNNNNNNNNNNNNNNNNNNNNNNNNNNNNNNNNNNNNNNNNNNNNNNNNNNNNNNNNNNNNNNNNNNNNNNNNNNNNNNNNNNNNNNNNNNNNNNNNNNNNNNNNNNNNNNNNNNNNNNNNNNNNNNNNNNNNNNNNNNNNNNNNNNNNNNNNNNNNNNNNNNNNNNNNNNNNNNNNNNNNNNNNNNNNNNNNNNNNNNNNNNNNNNNNNNNNNNNNNNNNNNNNNNNNNNNNNNNNNNNNNNNNNNNNNNNNNNNNNNNNNNNNNNNNNNNNNNNNNNNNNNNNNNNNNNNNNNNNNNNNNNNNNNNNNNNNNNNNNNNNNNNNNNNNNNNNNNNNNNNNNNNNNNNNNNNNNNNNNNNNNNNNNNNNNNNNNNNNNNNNNNNNNNNNNNNNNNNNNNNNNNNNNNNNNNNNNNNNNNNNNNNNNNNNNNNNNNNNNNNNNNNNNNNNNNNNNNNNNNNNNNNNNNNNNNNNNNNNNNNNNNNNNNNNNNNNNNNNNNNNNNNNNNNNNNNNNNNNNNNNNNNNNNNNNNNNNNNNNNNNNNNNNNNNNNNNNNNNNNNNNNNNNNNNNNNNNNNNNNNNNNNNNNNNNNNNNNNNNNNNNNNNNNNNNNNNNNNNNNNNNNNNNNNNNNNNNNNNNNNNNNNNNNNNNNNNNNNNNNNNNNNNNNNNNNNNNNNNNNNNNNNNNNNNNNNNNNNNNNNNNNNNNNNNNNNNNNNNNNNNNNNNNNNNNNNNNNNNNNNNNNNNNNNNNNNNNNNNNNNNNNNNNNNNNNNNNNNNNNNNNNNNNNNNNNNNNNNNNNNNNNNNNNNNNNNNNNNNNNNNNNNNNNNNNNNNNNNNNNNNNNNNNNNNNNNNNNNNNNNNNNNNNNNNNNNNNNNNNNNNNNNNNNNNNNNNNNNNNNNNNNNNNNNNNNNNNNNNNNNNNNNNNNNNNNNNNNNNNNNNNNNNNNNNNNNNNNNNNNNNNNNNNNNNNNNNNNNNNNNNNNNNNNNNNNNNNNNNNNNNNNNNNNNNNNNNNNNNNNNNNNNNNNNNNNNNNNNNNNNNNNNNNNNNNNNNNNNNNNNNNNNNNNNNNNNNNNNNNNNNNNNNNNNNNNNNNNNNNNNNNNNNNNNNNNNNNNNNNNNNNNNNNNNNNNNNNNNNNNNNNNNNNNNNNNNNNNNNNNNNNNNNNNNNNNNNNNNNNNNNNNNNNNNNNNNNNNNNNNNNNNNNNNNNNNNNNNNNNNNNNNNNNNNNNNNNNNNNNNNNNNNNNNNNNNNNNNNNNNNNNNNNNNNNNNNNNNNNNNNNNNNNNNNNNNNNNNNNNNNNNNNNNNNNNNNNNNNNNNNNNNNNNNNNNNNNNNNNNNNNNNNNNNNNNNNNNNNNNNNNNNNNNNNNNNNNNNNNNNNNNNNNNNNNNNNNNNNNNNNNNNNNNNNNNNNNNNNNNNNNNNNNNNNNNNNNNNNNNNNNNNNNNNNNNNNNNNNNNNNNNNNNNNNNNNNNNNNNNNNNNNNNNNNNNNNNNNNNNNNNNNNNNNNNNNNNNNNNNNNNNNNNNNNNNNNNNNNNNNNNNNNNNNNNNNNNNNNNNNNNNNNNNNNNNNNNNNNNNNNNNNNNNNNNNNNNNNNNNNNNNNNNNNNNNNNNNNNNNNNNNNNNNNNNNNNNNNNNNNNNNNNNNNNNNNNNNNNNNNNNNNNNNNNNNNNNNNNNNNNNNNNNNNNNNNNNNNNNNNNNNNNNNNNNNNNNNNNNNNNNNNNNNNNNNNNNNNNNNNNNNNNNNNNNNNNNNNNNNNNNNNNNNNNNNNNNNNNNNNNNNNNNNNNNNNNNNNNNNNNNNNNNNNNNNNNNNNNNNNNNNNNNNNNNNNNNNNNNNNNNNNNNNNNNNNNNNNNNNNNNNNNNNNNNNNNNNNNNNNNNNNNNNNNNNNNNNNNNNNNNNNNNNNNNNNNNNNNNNNNNNNNNNNNNNNNNNNNNNNNNNNNNNNNNNNNNNNNNNNNNNNNNNNNNNNNNNNNNNNNNNNNNNNNNNNNNNNNNNNNNNNNNNNNNNNNNNNNNNNNNNNNNNNNNNNNNNNNNNNNNNNNNNNNNNNNNNNNNNNNNNNNNNNNNNNNNacttattttaaaaatactggcTCCAACTGGGCTGTTTTCTTTCACGTAAATATTGATCACGGATTCCAGGAAATGAGGYGCGTTATCATTAACATCAGAAATCTGTACAATGACAAMGCTRGTGCTGGACAGAGACGGGACTCCGTCATCATTAGCTACGATTGTGAGATTGTAAGACGCATGTGTTTCTCGATCAAGGGGTCCATYTACAACTAAAGAGTAATAACTCTTATAATTAGCATTTAGCTTAAAAGGAGTTGAGCCAACAAGCTTACATCGAGTTTGACCGTTTTTGCCGCCATCT is a genomic window containing:
- the LOC108166633 gene encoding protocadherin alpha-4-like isoform X1; the encoded protein is MGRGKTAPTWIYNLLFVLRILMVAEAQTVYSIMEESSPGTVVGNLARDLQLDILELEKRHFQISGPNKKYFDVNIKTGSLLVKDRIDREELCARKAKCSMEVEAIVNSPLNLYRFEVKIVDINDNTPSFRIPDIDLNVSESAFTGEKFALPKAFDADVGVYSVKAYKLSHNEHFALDAQNGGDPTVSVEMILQKPLDREKQSLIKLTLTATDGGKPAKSGTLLVNVNVQDVNDNIPVFDKPLYKVKVPENTPSGGAVISVHAQDLDEGFNGEIQYSFINQDNDNNVDTFAINHLTGEISVKGELDHEKNNAVELRVQAKDKGPIPRASHCKVLVEITDINDNSPEISVTSLVNVLREDALLDTMVGLLTVKDPDADKNGVVQVKIVNAVPFKIKNTYKNHYSLLVVGALDREKVSEYNVTITAIDEGLPPLSSTSVITVHVSDVNDNAPRFMERVINIFVKENGPVGDVVYTLTADDPDVNENGKVTFSVVSNNNNQRHNGIGSVVNVKADTGEIISLQSFNYEELKTFQFMVQATDSGVPPLSSNVTVNILILDENDNNPTILAPYSEHGSVNSETIPYSAEPGYFVAKIRAVDADSGYNALLSYHLSEPKGNNLFKIGTSTGEIRTKRRMSDNDLKTHHLLVLVSDNGEPSLSATVSIDVMVVETTADVQTQFRHVPIKEDNFSD
- the LOC108166633 gene encoding protocadherin gamma-A4-like isoform X2, which gives rise to MGRRTNTGAIWINIGALLYFCXVCTALJSFSXPEEVDKGTVVGNLAKHLQVAVSELERRDLRIVSGSFKKYFDLDLKAGTLYVCDRIDREELCPNSEKCFLNIEAMLSNPLHLHRIEVQITDINDNAPYFLEKEMNLNISESSSPGERYLLPMANDADSGNNGVKSYKLSSNEYFLLDIQSGGQHSESAELVLQKSLDREKKAASHLTLVALDGGKPAKTGTLKITVHIMDXNDNAPVFSQSLYKVKVLENTPLQTSILTVSAEDSDEGINSEILYSFIRRGNINPDXLFSINPDTGEITVIGQIDYEETAAYDIRLQARDKGTPSRSVHGKMLVEVIDVNDNIPEVVVTSLMSPVKEBAEAGTVVALVTVTDKDGGKNGITSAQVIGSVPFKLKLNYKNYYSLTVDGPLDREXVSHXNVTIYAIDEGNPPLSSTRVIPVHISDVNDNAPNFSNFLINVYVKENSAVGTHIGNIMAQDPDEAENAKIMYSLLGNFSKNIPITSVLNINSQTGEIICLESFNYEELKTFQFKVQANDSGVPQQSSNVTVNVLILDENDNNPTILAPYSEHGSVNSETIPYSAEPGYFVAKIRAVDADSGYNALLSYHLSEPKGNNLFKIGTSTGEIRTKRRMSDNDLKTHHLLVLVSDNGEPSLSATVSIDVMVVETTADVQTQFRHVPIKEDNFSD